One Mesorhizobium loti genomic window carries:
- a CDS encoding PTS system mannose-specific transporter subunit IIA, with protein sequence MSNVGIVIVSHSPLVAEGTADMVRQMVGDEVPLAWCGGNGHGGLGTNVEAIMGAIDKAWSEAGVAILVDLGGAETNSEMAVEMIGEPRAQKIIVCNAPIVEGAVMAATESSGGASLKEVVATAHELSPS encoded by the coding sequence ATGAGCAATGTCGGGATCGTGATCGTGTCGCATTCGCCGCTGGTCGCGGAGGGCACGGCCGACATGGTACGCCAGATGGTGGGCGACGAAGTGCCGCTTGCATGGTGCGGCGGAAACGGCCATGGCGGGCTCGGTACCAATGTCGAGGCGATCATGGGCGCCATCGACAAGGCCTGGTCGGAAGCCGGTGTCGCCATCCTCGTCGATCTCGGCGGCGCCGAGACCAATTCGGAAATGGCAGTGGAGATGATCGGCGAGCCGCGTGCGCAGAAGATCATCGTCTGCAACGCGCCGATCGTCGAAGGTGCGGTGATGGCGGCGACCGAATCCTCCGGCGGCGCCTCGCTGAAGGAAGTGGTGGCGACGGCGCATGAATTGTCGCCGTCGTGA
- a CDS encoding HPr kinase has protein sequence MSRPSACYSLNGQVFGISAERPELWQDFDRMLGILRIEGAVEPDFRLDINEADILDEAPGGSLVFDGEIPEDGYCRMIADGGTTHLVFPGRQTVAINDEEGWAELRIRAGAKAAWTPSMLVLDAALDAGGQHMLHTAGLTLPGHDAVVLIHAPSGTGKTTTSLALATQGFGLCSDDAMILNVASGKPLAWGLPRHVKIHQKTAEMIPLVAPCLGPSWDRNGEQAVSLERLGEIVRIESPVARPVAALLHLARSADSETRLVPMARTDAMVALAMDNVRTGMTGLLPLQKRRLATIGRLVSSVPTFTLEVGARPADAAALINATLTEQD, from the coding sequence GTGAGCAGGCCTTCAGCGTGTTATAGTCTCAACGGTCAGGTCTTCGGCATCTCGGCCGAACGCCCCGAGCTGTGGCAGGATTTCGACAGGATGCTGGGCATTCTGCGTATCGAAGGCGCCGTCGAGCCGGACTTTCGCCTTGATATTAACGAGGCGGATATCCTGGACGAGGCACCCGGCGGATCGCTCGTCTTCGACGGCGAAATACCCGAAGACGGCTACTGCCGGATGATTGCCGACGGCGGCACCACCCATCTCGTCTTTCCCGGACGCCAGACCGTTGCCATCAATGACGAGGAAGGGTGGGCCGAGCTCAGGATTCGCGCTGGTGCGAAGGCCGCCTGGACGCCGTCAATGCTGGTGCTGGATGCCGCACTCGACGCTGGCGGCCAGCATATGCTGCACACCGCCGGGCTGACGCTGCCGGGGCACGATGCCGTAGTCCTGATCCACGCGCCAAGCGGCACCGGCAAGACCACGACGTCGCTGGCGCTGGCAACGCAAGGCTTTGGCCTGTGCTCCGACGATGCCATGATCCTGAACGTCGCTTCGGGCAAGCCTCTGGCCTGGGGTCTGCCGCGCCACGTCAAGATCCACCAGAAGACCGCCGAAATGATCCCGCTGGTTGCGCCTTGTCTTGGCCCATCATGGGACAGGAATGGCGAACAGGCCGTCTCGCTCGAGCGGTTGGGCGAGATCGTCCGCATCGAGAGCCCGGTCGCCAGGCCGGTGGCGGCCCTGCTGCACCTGGCGCGGTCCGCCGACAGCGAGACCCGATTGGTGCCCATGGCGCGGACCGACGCGATGGTGGCGCTGGCGATGGACAATGTCCGCACCGGCATGACCGGCCTGTTGCCGCTGCAGAAGCGCCGGCTGGCAACGATCGGCAGACTGGTGTCCTCGGTGCCGACCTTCACCCTCGAAGTGGGCGCGCGCCCGGCCGACGCGGCGGCGTTGATCAACGCCACATTGACCGAGCAGGACTGA
- a CDS encoding Coenzyme PQQ synthesis protein D, with product MDIVSGTILRLADDASVQHVGDGAVVLLARSGQLYTCNGTTEAFLDKVDGARSLDQIVGLLCEEFEVDKDTLGEDMAALAADLVSEGILAAPGA from the coding sequence ATGGATATTGTCTCTGGAACGATCTTGCGGCTGGCGGACGACGCCTCGGTCCAGCATGTCGGCGACGGTGCCGTCGTGCTTCTGGCGCGCAGCGGCCAGCTCTATACCTGCAACGGCACGACCGAAGCCTTTCTCGACAAAGTCGACGGCGCGCGCAGCCTCGACCAGATCGTCGGCCTGCTTTGCGAGGAGTTCGAGGTCGACAAGGATACGCTGGGTGAGGATATGGCGGCATTGGCCGCCGATCTGGTCTCGGAAGGCATCCTCGCCGCCCCAGGTGCTTGA
- a CDS encoding dihydroxyacetone kinase, L subunit — MAALNLARLITAAADTIAAHAEELTALDQAIGDGDHGLNMKRGFEAVRAEADAFAAKPLPDALKAIGTKLVMTVGGASGPLFGTLFMALGKEIATDPDRASLTAAFGKAIEAVAARGKSQPGQKTMLDVLQPVHDALAGGKTAAEIADIADAAAEATVPMKALRGRASFLGDRSIGHMDAGARSSALLVRSVGQAIGESA, encoded by the coding sequence ATGGCGGCGTTGAACCTTGCCAGGCTGATCACGGCGGCCGCCGATACGATTGCCGCTCACGCCGAGGAATTGACGGCGCTCGACCAGGCGATCGGCGACGGCGACCATGGGCTGAACATGAAGCGCGGCTTCGAGGCCGTGCGGGCCGAGGCTGACGCGTTCGCCGCCAAGCCGCTGCCCGACGCCCTGAAAGCGATCGGCACCAAGCTGGTGATGACGGTGGGCGGCGCCTCCGGTCCGCTGTTCGGCACGCTGTTCATGGCACTGGGCAAGGAGATCGCGACGGACCCCGATCGCGCCAGCCTGACGGCCGCCTTCGGCAAGGCGATCGAAGCGGTGGCCGCGCGCGGCAAGTCACAGCCTGGCCAAAAAACCATGCTCGATGTGCTGCAGCCGGTGCATGACGCCTTGGCCGGCGGCAAGACGGCGGCGGAGATCGCCGACATCGCCGATGCCGCTGCCGAAGCGACCGTGCCGATGAAGGCGCTGCGCGGCCGCGCCTCGTTCCTCGGCGACCGCTCGATCGGCCATATGGATGCCGGCGCGCGCTCGAGCGCGCTGCTGGTGCGCTCTGTGGGGCAAGCGATCGGGGAAAGCGCATGA
- a CDS encoding phosphoenolpyruvate-protein phosphotransferase, protein MRIEGVPASAGYAEGPLFDLDRPSAVYAGKATSAEETTSLQAAIGKAVKRLSAMVETVDSDAAGILEFHIAMLEDDALSGPAFASIASGQTADVAWREALDAEIAGYEASDQDYFRARATDLRDIRDQVLRALTEDGGSTAPSGAILCGEDIAPTRFLETDWSHGGGIALKAGSTASHVAMLARSRGVPMVVGLREPPADLAGVALLDAEHGSIVLAPSPAEIGAFRQSSASFATRQGMAQSFLARPAMTEAGTAVRVQVNIADPSDVDGIDIATCDGVGLMRTEFLFGKTLPDEETQYRAYRKVLEWADGKSVTIRTVDAGGDKPVPGFTVEEGNPFLGLRGIRLSLARLDIFRVQIRALLRAAPHGNLRVMFPMIAMADEYERAAALFAEEQAALAVRGVAHKMPPLGIMVEVPSVAIAPEAFAGVAFFSIGSNDLTQYVMAAARDNAAVAHLNSVRHPAVLRLIGSVTAFGRENNIPVSLCGDAGGDPAAIPSLLETGLRDLSVAPAQLAMAKAAISYVSV, encoded by the coding sequence ATGCGGATTGAGGGTGTTCCGGCCTCGGCCGGCTATGCCGAGGGGCCGCTGTTCGACCTCGACCGGCCGTCGGCCGTCTATGCAGGCAAAGCCACATCAGCGGAAGAGACGACATCGCTGCAAGCCGCGATCGGCAAGGCGGTAAAGCGGCTTTCAGCAATGGTCGAAACTGTCGACAGCGACGCCGCAGGCATACTCGAATTCCACATCGCCATGCTGGAAGACGACGCGCTGAGCGGGCCGGCCTTCGCATCGATCGCTTCGGGGCAGACCGCCGACGTGGCCTGGCGAGAGGCACTCGATGCCGAGATCGCCGGCTACGAGGCCTCGGACCAGGACTATTTCCGCGCCCGCGCCACGGATCTGCGCGACATAAGGGACCAGGTGCTGCGCGCCCTGACCGAGGACGGCGGCAGCACAGCGCCTTCCGGCGCCATCCTGTGTGGCGAGGACATCGCGCCGACGCGCTTTCTCGAAACCGACTGGAGCCATGGCGGCGGCATCGCGCTGAAGGCGGGCAGCACGGCCAGCCACGTCGCCATGCTGGCGCGCTCGCGTGGCGTGCCGATGGTCGTGGGGCTGCGCGAACCGCCTGCCGATCTTGCCGGCGTCGCGCTGCTCGACGCCGAGCATGGCAGCATCGTGCTGGCGCCCTCGCCGGCGGAGATCGGCGCGTTCCGGCAGTCATCCGCCTCCTTCGCGACCCGCCAGGGCATGGCGCAAAGTTTTCTGGCGCGGCCGGCGATGACCGAGGCCGGCACGGCGGTGCGGGTGCAGGTCAACATCGCCGACCCGTCCGATGTCGACGGCATCGACATCGCGACCTGCGACGGGGTCGGCCTGATGCGCACCGAATTCCTGTTCGGCAAGACATTGCCGGACGAGGAGACGCAGTATCGCGCCTATCGCAAGGTGCTGGAATGGGCCGACGGGAAATCGGTGACGATCCGCACTGTCGACGCCGGCGGCGACAAGCCGGTGCCGGGCTTCACCGTCGAGGAAGGCAATCCGTTCCTCGGGCTGCGCGGCATCAGGCTGTCACTGGCGCGGCTCGACATTTTTCGCGTACAGATCAGGGCATTGCTGCGCGCTGCGCCACACGGCAATCTCAGGGTCATGTTTCCGATGATCGCCATGGCCGATGAGTATGAACGAGCAGCCGCATTGTTTGCGGAGGAGCAGGCAGCACTTGCCGTGCGCGGTGTTGCCCACAAAATGCCGCCGCTTGGCATCATGGTCGAGGTGCCTTCAGTCGCCATCGCGCCGGAGGCGTTCGCCGGCGTCGCCTTCTTCTCGATCGGTTCCAACGATTTGACGCAATATGTGATGGCGGCCGCGCGGGACAACGCTGCTGTGGCCCACCTCAATTCGGTCCGCCATCCGGCGGTGCTGCGGCTGATTGGCTCGGTCACGGCCTTTGGACGGGAAAACAACATTCCCGTCAGCCTGTGCGGCGATGCCGGCGGTGATCCGGCCGCGATCCCTTCGCTGCTCGAAACCGGCTTGCGCGACCTGTCCGTCGCGCCGGCGCAGCTCGCCATGGCCAAGGCGGCCATATCTTATGTTTCGGTCTAG
- a CDS encoding dihydroxyacetone kinase subunit DhaK, protein MKKFMNAVDTVLTESLDGFVAAHADILALGEDHKFVRRKTLRPGKVALISGGGSGHEPLHAGFVGHGMLDAACPGQVFTSPTPDQMLAAAQAVDSGAGCLFIVKNYEGDVMNFDMAAEMSDGVLQVVTNDDVAVENSSYTTGRRGVAGTLVVEKIVGAAAEHGLALPVLKALGERVNAATRSMGVALTSGTVPAAGKPTFDISDGEMEFGVGIHGEPGRRRDTLKSADAIAEEICASILGDLGDRAKGPALLFVNGFGGTPLMELYLMYNSARRIFETYGVTISRSLVGSYVTSLDMAGCSITLTMLDDEMTGWWDAPVHTAALRWGM, encoded by the coding sequence ATGAAGAAATTTATGAACGCGGTGGACACGGTGCTGACCGAGAGCCTCGACGGTTTCGTGGCCGCCCATGCCGATATCCTCGCGCTTGGCGAGGACCATAAATTCGTCCGCCGCAAGACCTTGCGGCCGGGCAAGGTGGCGCTGATCTCCGGCGGCGGCTCGGGCCACGAGCCGCTGCATGCCGGCTTTGTCGGCCATGGCATGCTGGACGCCGCCTGCCCCGGCCAGGTGTTCACCTCGCCGACGCCGGACCAGATGCTGGCGGCGGCGCAGGCCGTCGACAGCGGCGCCGGCTGCCTGTTCATCGTCAAGAACTACGAGGGCGATGTGATGAACTTCGACATGGCGGCGGAAATGTCGGATGGCGTCTTGCAGGTGGTGACCAATGACGACGTCGCCGTCGAGAACTCGTCCTACACGACCGGAAGGCGCGGCGTCGCCGGTACGCTGGTGGTGGAAAAGATCGTCGGCGCGGCGGCCGAGCATGGCTTGGCTTTGCCGGTGCTGAAGGCGCTGGGCGAACGCGTCAATGCCGCCACCCGCTCGATGGGCGTGGCGCTGACCAGCGGCACGGTGCCGGCGGCCGGCAAGCCAACCTTCGACATAAGCGACGGCGAGATGGAATTCGGCGTCGGCATCCATGGCGAGCCGGGCCGCCGCCGCGACACGTTGAAGAGCGCTGACGCGATCGCCGAGGAGATCTGTGCCTCGATCCTGGGCGATCTCGGCGACAGAGCGAAGGGCCCGGCGCTATTGTTCGTCAACGGCTTCGGCGGCACTCCGCTGATGGAGCTCTATCTGATGTACAACAGCGCGCGAAGGATTTTCGAGACGTACGGCGTGACGATAAGCCGTTCGCTGGTCGGCAGCTATGTCACCTCGCTCGACATGGCCGGCTGCTCGATCACGCTCACCATGCTCGATGACGAGATGACCGGCTGGTGGGACGCGCCCGTCCACACGGCGGCCTTGCGCTGGGGCATGTAA
- a CDS encoding ABC transporter ATP-binding protein, producing MADVHIKNVTKSFGEHVAVNGLDLHIADGEFVVLLGPTGAGKTTTLRLIAGLERPDSGTIEIGGHNATTLSPAERDTAFVFQQYSLYPHLSVFDNLAFPLRSPARKIPEDQIRRRVEEVAKMVRIHHKLANRSTKLSGGEMQRVAIGRALVRKPAIYLMDEPLSSLDAKLRADLRLELKRIQSELGATMLYVTHDQIEAMTMADRIGILADGVLVQIGSPRTIYSEPANLHVAARLGQPAINLLPTGLLPDGGAPTGTKTIGARTEHLTIEKAMNGHADGVVDWVEHLGDQNHLHVTVGSKKLVTLTDPDTDLGQGDKVVIRYRSPLYFGADGQRLM from the coding sequence ATGGCTGACGTGCACATCAAGAACGTGACCAAGAGCTTTGGCGAGCATGTCGCCGTCAACGGCCTCGACCTGCATATAGCGGACGGCGAATTCGTCGTGCTGCTCGGGCCGACAGGCGCCGGCAAGACGACGACGCTGCGGCTGATCGCCGGGCTGGAACGGCCAGACAGCGGCACGATCGAGATCGGCGGCCACAATGCGACGACGCTGTCGCCGGCCGAGCGCGACACGGCTTTCGTGTTCCAGCAATATTCGCTCTATCCGCATCTGTCGGTGTTCGACAATCTTGCCTTCCCGCTGCGCTCGCCGGCGCGCAAAATCCCGGAAGACCAGATCCGCCGGCGCGTCGAAGAGGTGGCGAAGATGGTGCGCATCCATCACAAGCTCGCCAACCGCTCGACCAAGCTTTCCGGCGGCGAAATGCAGCGCGTCGCCATCGGCCGGGCTTTGGTGCGCAAGCCGGCTATCTATCTGATGGACGAACCGCTGTCGTCGCTCGACGCCAAGCTGCGGGCGGATCTGCGGCTCGAACTGAAGCGCATCCAGTCCGAACTCGGCGCCACCATGCTTTACGTCACGCACGACCAGATCGAGGCGATGACCATGGCCGACCGCATCGGCATCCTCGCCGACGGCGTGCTGGTGCAGATCGGCTCACCCAGGACGATCTATTCGGAGCCGGCGAACCTGCATGTCGCGGCCAGGCTCGGCCAGCCGGCGATCAATCTTTTGCCGACCGGCCTGCTGCCCGATGGCGGCGCGCCGACGGGCACCAAGACGATCGGCGCGCGCACCGAACATTTGACGATCGAGAAAGCGATGAATGGCCATGCCGACGGTGTCGTCGACTGGGTCGAGCATCTCGGCGACCAGAACCATCTGCATGTGACAGTGGGATCGAAGAAGCTGGTGACGCTGACCGACCCCGACACCGATCTGGGGCAAGGCGACAAAGTGGTGATCCGCTACCGCTCGCCGCTCTATTTCGGCGCCGATGGACAAAGATTGATGTGA
- a CDS encoding propionate--CoA ligase, whose product MASRYHEVYDGWKRDPEKFWADAAGAIDWYSPWDKVFDATAGVYGRWFTGATCNTCYNAIDRHVAGGRADQIALIHDSAIAGTVKKFTYAELKREVVALTSVLKNRGISKGDRVIIYMPMVAEAAIAMLACARIGAVHSVVFGGFASHELATRIDDAKPKLIISASCGLEPGRIVAYKPLLDKAIEMSRHKPDACLILQRDQLRCELKEHFDIDYADAVARERAAGANVDCVPVLATDPLYIIYTSGTTGQPKGIVRDNGGHMVALKWTMENEFGVKPGEVFWAASDVGWVVGHSYIVYGPLLHGCTSILFEGKPIGTPDAGTYWRVISDHGVVALFTAPTAFRAIKGQDPKGEFVPRYDLSKFRTLFLAGERADPETIKWAEQKLNVPVVDHWWQTETGSPMTINPAGLGLLPVKYGSPGVPMPGYDIRVLDDAGHEVPRGTLGNVVVKLPLPVGCLPTLWNADQRFRQAYLEEFPGYYKTADAGMMDEDGYLYVMARTDDIINVAGHRLSTGAMEEVLAAHPDVAECAVVGIADAMKGQIPLGFVVLNAGVARDGGAIEKEVVALVRERIGPVAAFKTVVTIKRLPKTRSGKILRGTMQKIADKEAWTMPATIDDPAILDEITAAMKARGIGV is encoded by the coding sequence ATGGCTTCACGCTATCACGAGGTCTATGACGGCTGGAAACGCGATCCGGAGAAATTCTGGGCGGACGCGGCCGGCGCGATCGACTGGTATTCGCCCTGGGACAAGGTGTTCGATGCCACCGCCGGCGTCTATGGCCGCTGGTTCACCGGCGCGACCTGCAACACCTGCTACAACGCCATCGACCGGCATGTCGCCGGCGGACGCGCCGACCAGATCGCGCTGATCCATGACAGCGCCATCGCCGGAACGGTGAAAAAATTCACCTATGCCGAGCTGAAGCGCGAGGTGGTGGCGCTCACTTCGGTGCTGAAGAACCGGGGCATCAGCAAGGGCGACCGCGTCATCATCTACATGCCGATGGTGGCGGAGGCGGCCATCGCCATGCTCGCCTGCGCCCGCATCGGCGCGGTGCATTCGGTCGTCTTCGGCGGCTTTGCCTCGCATGAATTGGCCACCCGCATCGACGACGCCAAACCGAAGCTGATCATCTCGGCCTCCTGCGGCCTGGAGCCGGGCCGGATCGTTGCCTACAAGCCGCTGCTCGACAAAGCGATCGAGATGTCCCGCCACAAGCCGGATGCCTGCCTGATCCTGCAGCGCGACCAGCTGCGCTGCGAGTTGAAGGAGCATTTCGACATCGACTATGCCGACGCCGTCGCGCGCGAGCGGGCGGCGGGCGCCAATGTTGACTGCGTGCCGGTGCTCGCCACCGACCCGCTCTACATCATCTACACCTCAGGCACGACCGGCCAGCCCAAAGGCATCGTGCGCGACAATGGCGGCCACATGGTCGCGCTGAAATGGACGATGGAAAACGAGTTCGGCGTGAAGCCGGGCGAAGTGTTCTGGGCGGCGTCCGATGTCGGCTGGGTGGTCGGCCATTCCTACATCGTCTACGGACCGCTGCTGCATGGCTGCACCAGCATCCTGTTCGAAGGCAAGCCGATCGGCACGCCCGATGCCGGCACCTACTGGCGGGTGATCTCGGACCATGGCGTGGTGGCGCTGTTCACCGCGCCGACGGCGTTCCGGGCGATCAAGGGACAGGACCCCAAGGGCGAGTTCGTTCCCAGATACGATCTGTCGAAATTCCGCACGCTGTTCCTGGCCGGCGAGCGCGCCGACCCCGAAACCATCAAATGGGCGGAGCAGAAGCTCAACGTACCGGTGGTCGACCATTGGTGGCAGACCGAGACCGGCTCGCCGATGACGATCAACCCGGCCGGGCTCGGCTTGCTGCCGGTGAAATACGGTTCGCCCGGCGTGCCGATGCCCGGCTACGACATCCGCGTGCTCGACGATGCCGGCCATGAGGTGCCGCGCGGAACGCTCGGTAATGTCGTGGTCAAGCTGCCGCTGCCGGTGGGCTGCCTGCCGACGCTGTGGAACGCCGACCAGCGCTTCCGCCAGGCTTACCTCGAGGAGTTCCCCGGCTATTACAAGACTGCCGATGCGGGCATGATGGACGAGGACGGCTATCTCTATGTGATGGCCCGCACCGACGACATCATCAACGTCGCCGGCCACCGGCTGTCGACCGGCGCCATGGAGGAGGTGCTGGCCGCCCATCCCGATGTCGCCGAATGCGCGGTCGTCGGCATTGCCGACGCGATGAAGGGGCAAATTCCGCTCGGCTTCGTGGTGCTGAACGCCGGCGTCGCGCGCGACGGCGGCGCCATCGAGAAGGAGGTCGTCGCGCTGGTGCGCGAGCGTATCGGCCCGGTCGCCGCCTTCAAGACCGTGGTGACAATCAAGCGCCTGCCCAAGACGCGGTCGGGAAAGATCCTGCGCGGGACCATGCAGAAGATCGCCGACAAGGAAGCGTGGACGATGCCAGCGACCATCGACGACCCGGCCATCCTCGACGAGATCACCGCGGCGATGAAGGCGCGCGGGATCGGGGTTTGA
- a CDS encoding dihydroxyacetone kinase, producing the protein MKHFFNRRETIVTEALDGLLRTIGSGDLARLDGYPEIKVVLRADWDKTKVSVVSGGGAGHEPSHAGFVGKGMLTAAVSGEIFASPSVEAVLAAIRAVTGPAGCLLIVKNYTGDRLNFGLAAEKARAEGFRVEMVIVADDIALPDITQPRGVAGTLFVHKIAGHLSETGRDLADIAAAARAAAKDIVSLGMSLSSCSIPGQPHEDRFGADDGELGLGIHGEPGVERIALQSVDRLVAIMADRLAAGLDPKASYALLINNLGSVPPLEMSLVANAVLASPLAKTVKLAIGPGPLMTALNMNGFSLSLIRLDAAREAALLSPVGPHAWMPAKPVAAPAVVPMAKAAGQSAAHKPSQDAGTRRLIVTVCERLISLEATLNGLDAKAGDGDTGSTVATGARSIVERLDTLPLVNRAATLGAIGDILSASMGGSSGVLLSIFFTAAAQAHDGGASLSKALLAGLERMTFYGGAKPGDRTMVDALEPALKALDANGLEEAAAAARRGAEATAAMEKAKAGRSAYVGTKLQGVVDPGAHAVAEVFAAAATLLVSA; encoded by the coding sequence ATGAAGCACTTTTTCAACCGCAGGGAAACGATCGTCACCGAGGCGCTGGACGGCCTGTTGCGCACCATCGGCTCGGGCGATTTGGCGCGCCTCGACGGCTATCCCGAGATCAAGGTCGTGCTGCGCGCCGACTGGGACAAGACGAAGGTCAGCGTCGTCTCAGGCGGCGGCGCCGGGCACGAGCCGTCCCATGCCGGCTTTGTCGGCAAGGGGATGCTGACGGCGGCGGTGTCGGGTGAGATCTTTGCCTCGCCGAGCGTCGAGGCGGTGCTGGCGGCAATCCGCGCGGTCACCGGACCGGCCGGCTGCCTGCTGATCGTCAAGAATTATACCGGCGACCGCCTCAATTTCGGCCTGGCCGCCGAGAAGGCGCGCGCCGAAGGGTTTCGCGTCGAGATGGTGATCGTCGCCGACGACATCGCGCTGCCCGACATCACCCAGCCACGCGGTGTCGCCGGCACTCTGTTCGTGCACAAGATCGCGGGGCATTTGTCGGAGACCGGCCGTGATCTGGCAGACATCGCGGCAGCGGCGCGGGCGGCTGCGAAGGACATTGTTTCGCTCGGCATGTCGCTGTCGTCCTGCTCCATCCCCGGCCAGCCGCATGAAGACAGGTTTGGCGCGGACGACGGTGAACTGGGCCTCGGCATTCATGGCGAGCCGGGCGTCGAGCGGATTGCCTTGCAAAGTGTCGACAGGCTGGTCGCGATCATGGCGGATCGCCTCGCGGCAGGGCTCGATCCGAAAGCAAGCTATGCCTTGCTGATCAACAATCTCGGCTCGGTGCCGCCGCTCGAAATGTCGCTGGTTGCCAATGCGGTGCTGGCCTCGCCGCTGGCCAAGACCGTCAAGCTGGCGATCGGTCCTGGGCCGCTGATGACGGCGCTCAACATGAACGGCTTCTCGCTGTCGCTGATCCGGCTCGACGCAGCGCGCGAGGCCGCCCTGCTGTCGCCGGTCGGCCCACACGCCTGGATGCCGGCAAAGCCGGTCGCGGCGCCTGCCGTCGTGCCGATGGCGAAAGCAGCCGGACAAAGCGCGGCACACAAGCCCAGCCAGGATGCCGGCACCAGGCGCTTGATCGTCACGGTCTGCGAAAGGCTGATCTCGCTCGAAGCGACGTTGAACGGGCTCGACGCCAAGGCGGGCGACGGCGACACCGGCTCGACGGTGGCGACCGGAGCGCGCAGCATCGTTGAGCGGCTCGACACGCTGCCGCTGGTCAACCGCGCGGCGACGCTCGGCGCAATCGGCGACATACTGAGCGCATCGATGGGCGGCTCGAGCGGCGTGCTGCTGTCGATCTTCTTCACGGCGGCGGCACAGGCCCACGACGGCGGCGCCAGCTTGTCCAAGGCACTGCTTGCCGGACTTGAGCGGATGACTTTCTACGGCGGCGCAAAGCCTGGCGATCGCACCATGGTCGATGCGCTGGAGCCAGCCCTGAAAGCGCTCGACGCCAACGGTCTGGAAGAGGCAGCGGCGGCCGCCCGGCGCGGCGCCGAGGCCACGGCCGCCATGGAGAAGGCCAAGGCCGGACGATCCGCCTATGTCGGCACCAAATTGCAGGGTGTGGTCGACCCCGGCGCCCATGCGGTGGCTGAGGTGTTCGCGGCCGCCGCCACACTGCTTGTTTCGGCCTGA
- a CDS encoding phosphocarrier protein HP, whose product MSAAAEATVLITHDVGLHARPSVKFTKLAKTFAADVEIALAANGPWFDAKSIVKVMAAKAPKGTVLHIRASGNGADDAVRALIDLVQRDFDEDTGHVRSA is encoded by the coding sequence ATGTCCGCAGCCGCCGAAGCGACCGTCCTGATCACCCACGATGTGGGGCTGCATGCGCGTCCCTCGGTGAAGTTCACCAAGCTGGCCAAGACCTTTGCCGCCGACGTGGAAATCGCGCTGGCCGCCAACGGGCCATGGTTCGACGCCAAGAGCATCGTCAAGGTGATGGCGGCCAAGGCGCCGAAGGGCACGGTGCTGCACATCAGGGCCAGCGGCAATGGCGCCGATGATGCGGTGCGCGCGCTGATCGACCTTGTGCAGCGCGATTTCGACGAGGACACCGGTCATGTCCGCTCGGCGTGA